GCCATTGTGGTTAACCGAAAAAATCACGATTGAAACTGCGATAGCACAATGTGATGGTAATATTCCCAAAGCAGCAGCTTTATTGGATGTAAGTCCATCAACAATTTATCGTAAAAAACAGCAATGGGAAGATAAAGGCTTATAACGACAGGTTCGTTTCAACGCTATAAAAAAGCCCATCAAACGTGATGGGCTTTGTTTCTATCATATTAAATACCAAGAATGATTTTTAACTTAACTCTTGCTATTGGGGGTTAAAAATCACGTTCCCAACCTGCATAGAAGGTGGTCTCCCAGTCGCTACTGGTGTCGATTTCTGGGTATTCGCTATAACCGACAGTACCACCAAGTTTGAGTTTTCCGTCATAGAAAGGGCGGTGATAGCTAGCATCTAATTGGTATAGGCGTTCATAACGACCTGGAGATACGGGGTTACCACCTTTGTTACTGTCAGGATAACTAACATCAGTACCATCAAAGTTAAGTTTAGCATAACGCAACTTAGTGCTTAGGCTCTGTCCGTGCTCTAATTGGGTTATACCACCTAGAACCATCACTCGAGAATCATTATCATAGGTGCTACCGAGACTTCTTCCGTAATAGCGGTAACCATCTTGGTAGAATCCATGCTCATACATACAGTTATAAACATCTGACTCAATACCACATGATGCTGCTGTGTCAGAATACTCAGCAAAAAAGCGTGTGCTTAACTCAGCAATGTAGATATCTATGCCACCCATGTTAGATGCATTAATTAACTGGTTTTTTCCGTTGTGGTAATCTTCGTGAATTCGTTCGTAATAAATGCCGTATGGCACGCCCCAAGCAGTATCTGACCATCTGAAATCATAGCCAGCAAGCATGTTTTCTTGACCATTTTCATAGTCACCTTCATCGACGCCGCCATTGGTTAAGCCATCCCACCAATCAGATAGACTATTACCATAGCCTTCACCGCCCCATTGCATGGTCCATGAGAAACCAATTTCTAATTTTGAAATAGGTTTAATCGTTCCGCGAGCGCCCCAGTGTTGGGTATCTGGCACGTAGCGTTCGCTTTCCATTTGGCTAAAACTGGTAGTAAATGTCCAAGGGCCAATCCAATTAAGCCACGGCGTTTCAAAGGCATTACTGTTGTTACGTGATAAAGTCACCCCAGGCATTGGGCGAGCATTAGTGGTTTGAATTAAGCCTGAATCCCATCCGGGGCCCCAGTACTTTTGCACTGCGCCGCCAGTGAGTATCCAGTTGCCAAGTTTCACCGCTGCAAAACTGTTATCAAGACGAGAATCATTACCATCAATGGCATCGTAATGATAA
This window of the Shewanella goraebulensis genome carries:
- a CDS encoding capsule assembly Wzi family protein produces the protein MKLKILAGIALLSSFSTQAAWWIEPTDLPLRADIQLLADTGIILQPVTTFPLMWSGIKSDLDNAAENPMSVHQKDAFHRVLRAYNKDHQAVNLGARLAGANEQARFIGYGNDYRDKAEVEFTAEVTQDWFSGRLAASYHYDAIDGNDSRLDNSFAAVKLGNWILTGGAVQKYWGPGWDSGLIQTTNARPMPGVTLSRNNSNAFETPWLNWIGPWTFTTSFSQMESERYVPDTQHWGARGTIKPISKLEIGFSWTMQWGGEGYGNSLSDWWDGLTNGGVDEGDYENGQENMLAGYDFRWSDTAWGVPYGIYYERIHEDYHNGKNQLINASNMGGIDIYIAELSTRFFAEYSDTAASCGIESDVYNCMYEHGFYQDGYRYYGRSLGSTYDNDSRVMVLGGITQLEHGQSLSTKLRYAKLNFDGTDVSYPDSNKGGNPVSPGRYERLYQLDASYHRPFYDGKLKLGGTVGYSEYPEIDTSSDWETTFYAGWERDF